Proteins from a genomic interval of Nicotiana sylvestris unplaced genomic scaffold, ASM39365v2 Un00027, whole genome shotgun sequence:
- the LOC138884661 gene encoding uncharacterized protein, producing MDIVGVLPQAKGQIKRITSTPYHPVGNGQAESTNKVIINHLKKHLEESKGNWPELLPRVLWAYRTTTKTSTGETPFSLVYGAEALIPVDIGETSTRFTQASEESNGEEMRINLDLLEGKREAALIRMAAQKQVIK from the exons ATGGATATTGTAGGTgtactaccacaagcaaaaggacag ATCAAAAGGAttacatccacaccttatcatccggtgggtaatggacaagctgagtcaacaaataaagtcattatcaaccaTTTAAAGAAgcatttggaggaatccaaaggtaACTGGCCAGAATTGTTACCTAGggttttatgggcataccgcacaacaacaaaaacaagtacgggagaaacaccattttcattggtttatggagctgaagctttaattccagttgataTAGGAGAGACAAGCACAAGGTTTACACAAGCGTCAGAAGAGTCTAATGGCGAAGAAATGCGCATAAATCTTGatctacttgaaggaaaaagagaagctgcattaataagaatggcagcacaaaaacaGGTCATAAAATGA
- the LOC138884662 gene encoding uncharacterized protein, which produces MGDKVQWTKEMRSNPNRRNPDHWCKFHNDHGHKTADCRLLQGEFDHLLKQECLTELFSKRGKQAYMKNRQEPPKPPSPKRTVNVISGGEYINGVTYTAANKVSKVTITHGKRVRHVLEEESITFDDADADGILSPHNVALVISLLVHDTLILLRVLCVMQAEDKLIPKAHTLSGFDNSSLVTKGEVILTTFAEGVVKDIKFQVVDMEMTYNMILGRPWIHEMHSVSSTLHQVIKFPSPWGICQIRGDQHTSRSINSVADSSTGNEEK; this is translated from the coding sequence ATGGGTGATAAGGTACAGTGGacaaaagaaatgagatcaaacccaaacaggcgcaaccctgatcaCTGGTGcaaatttcacaacgatcacgggcataaaacggCAGACTGTAGGTTGCTACAAGGTGAATTTGATCATCTATTAAAGCAAGAGTGTCTCACTGAATTATTCAGTAAGAGAGGTAAGCAAGCATAtatgaagaacaggcaggagcccccaaaaccaccttctcctaAAAGGACCGTTAATGTGATAAGTGGAGGTGAATACATCAATGGTGTGACGTACACAGCAGCCAATAAAGTCtccaaagtcacaattacccaCGGGAAGCGGGTGCGACATGTCTTAGAGGAAGAAAGCATTACGTTTGATGATGCAGACGCGGATGGCATATTATCCCCACATAACgttgcactggtaatatctttacttgtacatgatactctTATTTTACTAAGAGTACTATGTGTGATGCAAGCCgaagataaattaataccaaaggcaCATACTCtgtctggatttgacaattccagTCTAGTGACGAAAGGGGAAGTAATACTTACAACTttcgcagaaggagttgtcaagGATATAAAATTtcaggtggtagatatggagatgacttacaatatgatccttgggagaccatggatccacgagatgCATTCCGTTTCGTCAACATTGcaccaagttattaaatttccatcaccatggggaatatgtcaaatccgtggggatcaacatacatccagAAGCATCAATTCTGTAGCAGATTCAAGTACGGGaaacgaagaaaaatag